A stretch of the Nitratireductor thuwali genome encodes the following:
- a CDS encoding winged helix-turn-helix transcriptional regulator — translation MSVSPTYTADADPLHADCPGREVFELITSRWVLLILWALKDGTQRFYHLRDRIEGISERMLSQNLKSLCRNGLIERYVEPTVPPKVSYALTPAGQDLLSIMDGLAGWIGRQLPAIEEARQRYDRMER, via the coding sequence ATGAGTGTAAGCCCAACCTACACCGCCGATGCCGATCCGCTTCACGCGGACTGTCCCGGCCGCGAGGTCTTCGAACTGATCACGAGCCGGTGGGTGCTGCTCATCCTTTGGGCGCTCAAGGACGGCACGCAGCGCTTCTACCATCTGCGTGACCGGATCGAGGGGATCAGCGAGAGAATGCTGTCGCAGAACCTCAAGAGCCTGTGCCGCAACGGCCTCATCGAGCGCTATGTCGAGCCCACCGTGCCGCCCAAGGTGAGCTACGCCCTCACGCCGGCGGGGCAGGATCTGCTATCGATCATGGATGGACTTGCCGGATGGATCGGGCGGCAGTTGCCGGCCATCGAAGAGGCCCGCCAGCGCTACGACCGCATGGAGCGCTGA
- a CDS encoding erythromycin esterase family protein, whose translation MADAGTTQSTRARHADEAASWVRDRCEQLPPPEKPELFGTMFDRFADARVVLLGEATHGTSEFYRARAAITRRLIERHGFNVVAVESDWPDAARVDRHVRHRRAGRYDEETFARFPTWMWRNREFADFVDWMRGHNEHLSAEDRVEFRGLDVYSMSASIAAVVDYLDRVDPEAAEAARRRYGCLTPWQADPAHYGRAMLRGARDTCEDEVVAQLRALLEKRLEYVAADGEEFLSAAQNARIVRAAEQYYRIMYHGSTESWNLRDRHMFDTLQHVLDARGPDSKAVIWAHNSHIGNAAATAMGWQGEFNIGELCRTAYGDAAALIGFGTDRGTVAAADDWGGPMRIKDITPSRPDSYERIFRQSGIATSLTDLRAPANRELREALSAPRLERAIGVIYRPESELYSHYFEAVLPEQFDAYVWFDETSAVTPLPTERPHGVPETYPFGV comes from the coding sequence ATGGCTGACGCCGGAACGACCCAAAGCACCAGAGCCCGCCATGCCGACGAAGCGGCGAGCTGGGTGCGTGACCGCTGCGAACAGCTCCCCCCGCCGGAAAAGCCGGAGCTCTTCGGCACCATGTTCGACCGCTTCGCCGACGCCCGCGTGGTGCTGCTCGGCGAGGCGACCCATGGCACATCCGAGTTCTACCGTGCCCGCGCGGCCATCACCCGCCGGCTGATCGAGCGTCATGGCTTCAACGTCGTGGCGGTCGAATCGGACTGGCCGGATGCCGCGCGGGTGGACCGCCATGTGCGCCACCGGCGGGCGGGCCGCTACGACGAGGAGACCTTCGCCCGCTTCCCCACCTGGATGTGGCGCAACAGGGAGTTCGCCGATTTCGTGGATTGGATGCGCGGCCACAATGAGCATCTGTCCGCCGAGGACAGGGTCGAGTTCCGCGGCCTCGACGTCTATTCCATGTCCGCCTCCATCGCCGCCGTCGTCGACTATCTCGATCGTGTCGACCCGGAGGCCGCCGAAGCCGCGCGCCGTCGCTACGGATGCCTCACGCCGTGGCAGGCCGACCCTGCCCACTACGGCCGCGCCATGCTCAGGGGCGCGCGCGACACCTGCGAGGACGAGGTCGTCGCCCAGCTTCGGGCGCTGCTCGAAAAGCGGCTGGAATATGTCGCGGCGGACGGCGAGGAATTTCTCAGCGCGGCGCAGAACGCCCGTATAGTGCGCGCGGCCGAGCAGTACTACCGCATCATGTATCACGGCTCGACCGAATCCTGGAACCTGCGCGACCGGCACATGTTCGACACGCTCCAGCACGTTTTGGATGCGCGCGGGCCGGATTCCAAGGCCGTCATTTGGGCGCACAATTCCCATATCGGCAATGCCGCGGCCACGGCAATGGGCTGGCAGGGCGAGTTCAACATCGGCGAATTGTGCCGGACGGCCTATGGCGATGCCGCCGCCCTGATCGGCTTCGGCACCGACCGCGGCACGGTCGCCGCCGCCGACGACTGGGGCGGCCCCATGCGCATCAAGGACATAACCCCCTCGCGCCCCGATTCCTACGAGCGGATCTTCCGTCAGTCGGGCATCGCAACCTCGCTGACCGATCTGCGCGCGCCAGCCAATCGCGAGTTGCGCGAGGCGCTGAGCGCGCCTCGCCTGGAACGGGCCATCGGCGTCATCTACAGGCCCGAGAGCGAGCTTTACAGCCACTATTTCGAGGCCGTTCTGCCGGAGCAGTTCGACGCCTATGTCTGGTTCGACGAGACCAGCGCCGTCACGCCGCTGCCCACGGAACGCCCGCATGGCGTTCCCGAAACCTATCCCTTCGGCGTGTAG
- a CDS encoding AI-2E family transporter, protein MESRSGNKTPDTGPQPRWLGTSASSRVALIPPLSVARWLLVLVIAAGIYFFHGFLVPVLAALVIGFASWPLYRALLKRVGGNRTAAATIALLLILAFLIVPIALAISYAIEEIGLWFTWAAQTNEVGAPTPDWIAALPGIGDWLSEQWDRYVGHPGAIGELVQLLNGANIGSIYRAVLATGTGVFDLFLTLLFMLIALFFVFRDGEEFVAQLDTLGERILPTRWERISRVVPATISSTVTGMTLIAIGEGIVLGVAYWLAGVPSPVTLGVLTGLMALIPGGAPLSFTLVSIYLVASGSPIAGLALFAWGSTELFIVDKTLRPRLVGGPIKLPFLPTFFGLIGGVKTMGFLGLFIGPVLMALLVAIWREWLHEMRLPPPAERSAPGDPKQYPEPPR, encoded by the coding sequence ATGGAATCGCGCAGCGGCAACAAGACGCCGGATACTGGCCCGCAGCCGCGTTGGCTCGGAACCTCGGCATCCTCCCGCGTTGCATTGATTCCGCCTCTGTCGGTCGCCCGCTGGCTGCTGGTGCTGGTGATTGCCGCGGGCATCTACTTCTTTCACGGTTTCCTGGTCCCCGTTCTCGCCGCGCTGGTCATCGGCTTTGCCAGTTGGCCGCTCTACCGCGCCCTCCTGAAGCGCGTCGGCGGCAACAGGACAGCCGCGGCGACCATCGCCCTCCTGCTGATCCTCGCCTTTCTCATCGTTCCGATCGCCTTGGCGATCAGCTATGCGATCGAGGAGATCGGTTTGTGGTTCACCTGGGCTGCGCAGACCAACGAGGTGGGTGCGCCGACGCCGGACTGGATTGCCGCCCTGCCCGGTATCGGCGACTGGCTGAGCGAGCAGTGGGACCGGTATGTCGGCCATCCCGGCGCTATCGGAGAGCTCGTGCAGCTCCTCAACGGTGCCAATATCGGCAGCATCTATCGCGCGGTCCTGGCCACGGGAACCGGCGTCTTCGACCTGTTCCTGACCCTGCTTTTCATGTTGATCGCCCTGTTCTTCGTCTTCCGCGACGGCGAGGAATTCGTCGCGCAGCTCGATACGCTGGGCGAGCGCATCTTGCCCACGCGCTGGGAGAGGATTTCGCGCGTCGTGCCCGCCACCATCAGCTCCACGGTCACCGGCATGACGCTGATCGCCATCGGCGAGGGCATCGTTCTGGGCGTCGCATACTGGCTGGCCGGTGTCCCTTCGCCGGTGACGCTGGGCGTTCTTACGGGGCTGATGGCGCTGATACCGGGCGGCGCGCCGCTGTCCTTCACCCTCGTTTCCATCTACCTTGTCGCAAGCGGCTCCCCGATCGCCGGCCTGGCGCTGTTTGCCTGGGGCTCGACCGAACTCTTCATCGTCGACAAGACGTTGCGGCCAAGGCTGGTCGGAGGACCGATCAAGCTGCCCTTCCTGCCGACCTTCTTCGGCCTCATCGGCGGTGTGAAGACCATGGGCTTCCTGGGCCTGTTCATCGGCCCGGTGCTGATGGCGCTGCTCGTCGCCATCTGGCGCGAATGGCTCCACGAGATGCGATTGCCGCCGCCCGCCGAAAGGTCGGCGCCGGGCGATCCAAAGCAGTACCCCGAACCACCACGATGA
- the glgB gene encoding 1,4-alpha-glucan branching protein GlgB — MNPATDTAAAAWRLDDPHAIGALVAGRHGDPFAVLGPHPAPAGIVLRVLRPEAETAEAVDADSGKVLAKLLRRHARGFFEGLIARRKKPPRYRLRFTRGDDVWEEEDAYRFPSTFGELDLHLLGEGRHLRLYEKLGAHPMTCDDVAGTRFAVWAPNASSVSVVGNFNGWDGRRHPMRRHPGVGVWELFVPDVRPGEVYKYEIVGSQGEVLPGKADPLAFSCEVPPATASLVHGLPDSQWSDGEWMETRAARNDRRAPISIYEVHLGSWRRHEDGSYLTYEELGDELIPYVKDLGFTHIECMPVSEHPFSGSWGYQPIGLYAPTSRFGSPEAFARFVDRCHREGLGVIVDWVPAHFPSDAHGLVRFDGTALYEHADPRLGFHRDWNTLIYNFGRREVANFLTANALFWLERYHIDALRVDAVASMLYLDYSRQPGEWVPNIHGGNENLEAIAFVRDTNVALFSDHPGATSIAEESTAFPGVSRPVYAGGLGFGFKWNMGWMHDTLDYMGRDPIYRRHHHDQMTFGLHYAFSENFILPLSHDEVVHGKGSLIGRMPGDRWQKFANLRAYFTFMWTHPGKKLLFMGGEFGQEREWNHDLQLDWHHLDDAMHRGVRDLLRDLNAIYRSQPSLHQLDCEAEGFEWIDASEPEFGTFIYMRKGIAEAQPVVVACNFTPTVRENHRIGLPKAGRWREILNSDDSRYGGSGVTNPQIDAAEEPWHGRPASAALRLPPLGAVILTSET, encoded by the coding sequence TTGAACCCCGCGACAGACACTGCGGCCGCCGCCTGGCGGCTTGACGATCCGCACGCTATCGGCGCCCTCGTTGCGGGGCGGCATGGCGACCCTTTCGCAGTGCTCGGGCCGCATCCAGCTCCCGCCGGGATCGTGCTGCGCGTGCTGCGCCCGGAGGCGGAGACGGCGGAGGCGGTCGACGCCGATAGCGGAAAGGTGCTGGCGAAGCTGCTGCGGCGGCACGCGCGCGGCTTCTTCGAAGGGCTGATTGCGCGGCGAAAGAAGCCGCCGCGCTACCGGCTCCGCTTCACGCGCGGCGACGATGTGTGGGAAGAAGAAGATGCCTACCGCTTTCCCAGCACCTTCGGCGAGCTCGATCTTCATCTTCTGGGCGAAGGGCGCCATCTGCGGCTCTACGAGAAGCTCGGCGCTCATCCGATGACCTGCGACGACGTCGCCGGCACGCGTTTCGCCGTCTGGGCGCCCAATGCGAGCAGCGTCAGCGTCGTGGGAAATTTCAACGGCTGGGACGGCCGCCGGCATCCGATGCGCCGGCATCCGGGGGTGGGCGTGTGGGAACTGTTCGTCCCGGACGTGCGGCCCGGCGAGGTCTACAAATACGAGATCGTGGGCAGCCAGGGCGAGGTGCTGCCCGGCAAGGCGGATCCGCTCGCTTTCAGTTGCGAGGTGCCGCCTGCGACCGCTTCGCTTGTGCATGGGCTTCCCGACAGCCAATGGAGCGACGGGGAGTGGATGGAAACCCGCGCCGCCAGGAACGACCGGCGGGCGCCGATCTCCATCTACGAGGTGCATCTGGGCTCATGGCGCCGCCACGAGGACGGCAGCTATCTCACCTATGAAGAACTCGGCGACGAGCTTATCCCTTATGTGAAGGATCTCGGCTTTACCCATATCGAGTGCATGCCGGTCAGCGAGCATCCCTTCTCCGGCTCCTGGGGCTATCAGCCGATCGGCCTTTATGCGCCGACCAGCCGCTTCGGGTCGCCGGAGGCGTTCGCGCGCTTTGTCGACCGCTGCCACCGGGAGGGCCTGGGCGTCATCGTCGACTGGGTGCCGGCGCATTTTCCTTCCGATGCCCACGGGCTGGTGCGCTTCGACGGCACCGCGCTCTACGAGCACGCGGACCCGCGGCTCGGCTTCCATCGCGACTGGAACACGCTGATCTATAATTTCGGGCGGCGCGAGGTGGCGAATTTCCTGACGGCCAACGCGCTTTTCTGGCTCGAACGCTATCATATCGACGCCCTCAGGGTCGATGCGGTCGCCTCCATGCTCTATCTCGACTATAGCCGTCAGCCCGGCGAGTGGGTTCCCAACATCCATGGCGGCAACGAGAATCTCGAAGCGATCGCCTTCGTGCGCGACACCAATGTCGCCCTGTTCTCCGACCATCCCGGCGCCACTTCGATCGCCGAGGAATCGACGGCCTTTCCCGGCGTCTCGCGCCCAGTCTACGCCGGCGGACTCGGCTTCGGGTTCAAGTGGAACATGGGCTGGATGCACGACACGCTCGATTACATGGGCCGCGACCCGATATATCGGCGGCATCATCACGACCAGATGACCTTCGGCCTTCATTACGCCTTTTCGGAAAACTTCATCCTGCCGCTCAGCCATGACGAGGTGGTCCATGGCAAGGGCTCGCTGATCGGCCGGATGCCGGGAGACCGCTGGCAGAAGTTCGCCAATCTGCGCGCCTATTTCACCTTCATGTGGACCCATCCGGGCAAGAAGCTGCTCTTCATGGGCGGCGAGTTCGGGCAGGAGCGGGAATGGAACCACGATCTGCAGCTCGACTGGCACCACCTGGACGATGCCATGCATCGCGGCGTCCGCGACCTGCTGCGCGACCTCAACGCCATCTATCGCAGCCAGCCGTCCTTGCACCAGCTCGACTGCGAGGCGGAAGGCTTCGAATGGATCGATGCTTCCGAGCCCGAGTTCGGAACGTTCATCTATATGCGCAAGGGCATCGCGGAAGCGCAGCCCGTCGTCGTCGCCTGCAATTTCACGCCCACGGTGCGTGAAAACCACCGCATCGGCCTTCCCAAGGCGGGACGCTGGCGGGAAATTCTCAACAGCGACGACAGCCGCTATGGCGGGTCGGGCGTGACCAACCCGCAGATCGATGCAGCGGAAGAGCCGTGGCACGGCCGCCCGGCCTCCGCCGCGCTGCGATTGCCGCCCCTGGGCGCCGTCATCCTCACTTCCGAAACGTAA
- the treS gene encoding maltose alpha-D-glucosyltransferase, with product MSTMEKLAPAISPTADRAQSRSPEAQPSDWYKDAIIYQLHIKAFHDANGDGIGDFNGLLQQLDYIERLGVTAIWVLPFYPSPLRDDGYDIADYRSINPSYGTMRDFRRFVAEAHRRGIRVITELVINHTSDQHPWFQRARRAKKGSAARNFYVWSDDDERYSGTRIIFLDTETSNWTWDPVAGQFFWHRFYSHQPDLNFDNPRVLEEVIKVMYFWLDMGVDGLRLDAIPYLVERDGTNNENLPETHVILKKIRAALDERYPDRMLLAEANQWPEDTRPYFGDGDECHMAFHFPLMPRIYMALAQEDRHPISDIMRQTPEIPDPCQWAIFLRNHDELTLEMVTDRERDYLWRTYAEDVRARINLGIRRRLAPLMQNDRRKIELMNALLLSMPGTPIVYYGDELGMGDNIYLGDRDGVRTPMQWSPDRNGGFSRANPQALYLPPIMDPVYGYQTINVEAQEADPSSLLNWIRRMIAVRKQHNAFGRGDFTLVYPRNRRILAYTRSDGNETLLCVANLSRSAQAVELDLSRYRNRVPIELMSQSPFPTIGDLPYMLTLSGYGAFWFLLADEAEAPDWHSDLPEPLPEFITLTLTDGRIQRAPVGRERRQLTENALPQFLQRQRWFGAKGEEIRSVEIEEVARLDEEAGLLSVVDVDLAEADRQRYLLPLTILWGEENVQFGAPKLSNTLARVRKGPQLGALIDGSYDDRFATDLMRRMQENQEMPVSGGTLRFYGNEKLTAMAFEEPPKVLMGEQSNVSVAFDRKALLKIFRRLRPGHQPEVEVARFLTEEAGFKNTPAFLGMVELEEDGGEKTVFASVSAFVENQGDAWSVFVHALERHIEDEFLGPPAAGPASPEDPAPAAFLYPLDLLGRLGERTGQLHAAFAVETSDEAFRCEPIRRSDITAWAKDARAQVASACASLKQRHDRLPQGVREAADRLLALAPRIDRKLRETAKLRPSGKKSRIHGDYHLGQVLVSQQDVFIIDFEGEPRRTLAERREKSSPLRDVAGMLRSFDYAAWTAVRQVAFRLPDQSRDSAELARLWRRRMTEEFLAGYHAATDGAQNQPEDRQMRDSLMELFLLQKGFYEINYEISNRPDWVAIPIQGVLDLIEGGDV from the coding sequence ATGAGCACGATGGAAAAGCTTGCGCCTGCGATCTCACCGACCGCAGACCGCGCACAGTCCCGCTCGCCCGAGGCGCAACCGTCCGACTGGTACAAGGACGCCATCATCTACCAGCTCCATATCAAGGCGTTCCACGACGCCAATGGAGACGGGATCGGCGATTTCAACGGGCTGCTGCAGCAACTCGACTACATCGAACGGCTGGGGGTGACGGCGATATGGGTCCTGCCGTTCTACCCCTCGCCGCTGCGGGACGACGGCTACGACATCGCCGACTACCGCTCCATAAATCCTTCCTATGGAACGATGCGCGATTTCCGGCGCTTCGTCGCCGAGGCGCACCGGCGCGGCATAAGGGTGATCACCGAGCTCGTCATCAACCACACCTCCGACCAGCATCCCTGGTTTCAGCGGGCGCGCAGGGCAAAGAAGGGCTCGGCCGCGCGCAATTTCTACGTCTGGAGCGACGACGACGAGCGCTATTCCGGCACGCGCATCATCTTCCTCGACACCGAAACGTCCAACTGGACCTGGGACCCCGTCGCCGGCCAGTTCTTCTGGCACCGCTTCTACTCCCACCAGCCCGATCTCAACTTCGACAACCCGCGGGTTTTGGAAGAAGTCATCAAGGTCATGTATTTCTGGCTCGACATGGGGGTCGACGGGCTGCGGCTGGACGCAATTCCCTACCTGGTGGAGCGCGACGGCACCAACAATGAAAACCTTCCCGAAACGCATGTGATCCTCAAGAAGATCCGCGCGGCCCTCGACGAGAGATATCCCGACCGGATGCTGCTTGCCGAGGCCAATCAGTGGCCGGAGGACACGCGGCCCTATTTCGGCGACGGCGACGAGTGCCACATGGCGTTCCACTTCCCGCTGATGCCGCGCATCTACATGGCGCTCGCCCAGGAGGACCGGCACCCGATCAGCGACATCATGCGCCAGACGCCGGAAATTCCGGATCCCTGCCAGTGGGCCATCTTCCTGCGGAACCATGACGAACTGACGCTGGAAATGGTCACCGACCGGGAGCGCGACTATCTCTGGCGCACCTATGCGGAGGACGTGCGCGCGCGCATCAATCTGGGCATCCGGCGCCGGCTGGCGCCGCTCATGCAGAACGACCGACGCAAGATCGAGCTCATGAACGCGCTGCTTCTGTCCATGCCGGGAACGCCGATCGTCTATTACGGCGACGAGCTTGGCATGGGCGACAACATCTATCTGGGCGATCGGGACGGCGTGCGCACGCCCATGCAGTGGTCGCCGGACCGCAATGGCGGTTTTTCGCGCGCCAATCCGCAGGCGCTCTACCTGCCGCCGATCATGGATCCGGTCTACGGCTACCAGACCATCAACGTGGAGGCGCAGGAGGCGGACCCTTCATCGCTGCTGAACTGGATCAGGCGGATGATCGCCGTGCGCAAGCAGCACAATGCCTTCGGCCGCGGAGACTTCACCCTGGTCTATCCGCGCAACAGGCGCATCCTCGCCTATACGCGCAGCGACGGAAACGAGACGCTTCTTTGCGTGGCCAATCTTTCCCGCTCGGCCCAGGCGGTCGAACTCGACCTTTCCAGATACCGGAACCGCGTGCCGATCGAGCTCATGAGCCAATCGCCCTTTCCGACCATCGGCGACCTGCCGTACATGCTTACGCTATCGGGCTATGGCGCCTTCTGGTTTCTGCTGGCCGATGAGGCAGAGGCCCCCGACTGGCACAGCGACCTGCCCGAGCCTCTTCCGGAGTTCATCACGTTGACACTGACGGACGGCCGGATCCAGCGCGCCCCCGTGGGCAGGGAGCGGCGGCAGCTCACGGAAAACGCGCTTCCCCAATTCCTGCAACGCCAGCGCTGGTTCGGCGCCAAGGGAGAGGAAATACGCTCCGTCGAAATCGAGGAGGTGGCAAGGCTCGACGAGGAAGCAGGACTTCTGTCGGTCGTCGATGTGGACCTCGCCGAGGCCGACCGGCAGCGCTACCTGTTGCCGCTTACGATCCTGTGGGGCGAGGAGAACGTTCAGTTCGGCGCGCCGAAGCTTTCGAACACGCTCGCGCGGGTGCGCAAGGGGCCGCAGCTCGGCGCCCTCATCGACGGCTCCTATGACGACCGTTTTGCCACGGATCTGATGCGGCGCATGCAGGAAAACCAGGAGATGCCGGTTTCCGGCGGAACGCTGCGGTTCTACGGCAATGAAAAGCTCACGGCGATGGCGTTCGAGGAGCCGCCCAAAGTGCTGATGGGCGAGCAGAGCAACGTGTCGGTCGCCTTCGACCGGAAGGCGCTCCTGAAGATCTTCCGCAGGCTGCGGCCGGGCCATCAGCCGGAGGTGGAGGTGGCGCGTTTCCTGACCGAGGAGGCCGGCTTCAAGAACACGCCCGCCTTCCTGGGCATGGTCGAGCTCGAAGAGGACGGCGGCGAAAAGACGGTATTCGCCAGCGTCTCCGCCTTCGTCGAGAACCAGGGCGATGCGTGGAGCGTCTTCGTCCACGCGTTGGAGCGGCATATCGAGGACGAGTTTCTGGGCCCGCCAGCGGCCGGGCCCGCTTCGCCCGAGGACCCCGCGCCCGCCGCCTTCCTGTATCCGCTGGACCTTTTGGGCAGGCTGGGCGAGAGAACCGGCCAGCTGCACGCCGCCTTCGCCGTCGAGACCAGCGACGAGGCCTTCCGCTGCGAGCCGATCCGCCGTTCCGACATCACCGCATGGGCGAAGGACGCCAGGGCGCAGGTGGCCTCTGCCTGCGCCAGCCTCAAGCAGAGGCACGACCGGCTCCCGCAGGGCGTGCGCGAAGCGGCCGACCGTCTGCTCGCCCTGGCGCCTCGGATCGACCGGAAGCTGAGGGAGACGGCAAAGCTCCGGCCGTCCGGCAAGAAGTCCCGCATCCACGGAGATTATCACCTTGGCCAGGTGCTGGTGTCGCAGCAGGACGTCTTCATCATCGACTTCGAAGGCGAGCCGCGGCGCACCCTGGCCGAGCGCCGGGAGAAGAGCTCTCCCCTGCGGGACGTGGCCGGCATGCTGCGATCCTTCGACTATGCGGCCTGGACGGCGGTGCGGCAGGTGGCATTCCGGCTGCCCGACCAGTCGCGCGACAGCGCCGAACTGGCGCGGCTGTGGCGCCGGCGCATGACCGAAGAGTTCCTGGCCGGCTACCACGCCGCAACCGACGGCGCGCAGAACCAGCCCGAAGATCGGCAGATGCGGGACAGCCTGATGGAACTTTTCCTGCTCCAGAAAGGCTTTTACGAGATCAATTACGAGATTTCCAACCGACCGGACTGGGTCGCAATCCCGATCCAGGGCGTGCTCGACCTCATCGAGGGAGGTGACGTTTGA
- a CDS encoding DUF2267 domain-containing protein gives MTSTGPEVFDKTIQTTNIWLNEIMADHGGDRQVAWHILGAVLKALRDRLPADLSAHLGAELPLLIRGLYYDQYQPSRQPDITRSQEAFLERVEEGLADIRPVDPAKATQTVFRVITHHIDLGQSAKVREALPKDLQALWPESVGV, from the coding sequence ATGACGAGCACAGGCCCAGAAGTTTTTGACAAAACGATCCAGACCACGAACATCTGGCTCAACGAGATCATGGCCGACCATGGCGGCGACCGGCAGGTCGCATGGCACATACTGGGCGCGGTGCTGAAGGCGCTGCGCGACCGGCTGCCGGCGGATCTGTCCGCCCATCTGGGCGCCGAGCTGCCGCTGCTGATCCGCGGCCTTTACTACGACCAGTACCAGCCTTCGCGGCAGCCGGACATTACCCGCTCCCAGGAGGCTTTTCTGGAGCGTGTAGAGGAAGGGCTGGCCGACATCAGGCCGGTCGACCCCGCCAAGGCGACCCAGACCGTTTTCCGCGTCATCACCCACCATATCGATCTTGGCCAGTCGGCCAAGGTGCGCGAGGCGCTGCCCAAGGATCTGCAGGCGCTGTGGCCGGAAAGCGTAGGCGTTTAG
- a CDS encoding alpha-1,4-glucan--maltose-1-phosphate maltosyltransferase: MNHPEQDILQTLAASRIAIEAVDPAIDAGRFAAKAVVNQPFTVEADIFCDGHDVIAAALLHRARGRQRWGETPMRHLGNDRWRASVVFAKPGSHEFKIAAWRDLFATWRAEVSKKHDAGQKISLELEEGRRLVEQAAGARAGSSGDRSALKALLAEVEQSSSEGDMLAVMLSDDMAVLMARLTARVNLTQTETAFPVFVDRERAAFSAWYELMPRSQSGRADRHGTFDDVIERLPYVRSLGFDVLYFPPIHPIGHTNRKGRNNSLMATPDDPGSPYAIGSEEGGHDAIHPELGTFDDFARLVAAARKHGLEIALDFAIQCSPDHPWIKEHPEWFDWRPDGTIKFAENPPKKYEDIVNVHFYRDAIPDLWYALRDVVLFWLERGVRIFRVDNPHTKPLPFWEWMIEEVRQVDPGVIFLAEAFTRPKMMKRLAKVGFNQSYSYFTWRNTKQELTDYLTELTREECRHYMRPNFFVNTPDINPFYLQTSGRPGFQARLVLAATLGTNYGVYSGFELCEAAAMPGKEEYLNSEKYEIRAWDWDRPGNIKPDIAFINRLRQENPALRQFVNLNFYNAWNEAILYYGKFTDDLSNFLLFAVNLDPHNPQAAHFEVPLWEFGLPDDATIDAYDLVTDQAFAWSGKTQHMYLDPHQRPYMAWRLKPPGVRS; encoded by the coding sequence ATGAACCATCCGGAGCAGGACATCCTACAAACGCTCGCTGCCAGCCGTATTGCCATAGAAGCCGTCGATCCGGCGATCGACGCAGGCCGCTTCGCCGCAAAGGCGGTCGTCAACCAACCATTCACCGTGGAAGCCGACATCTTCTGCGACGGCCATGACGTGATCGCAGCAGCGCTTCTCCACCGCGCCCGCGGCCGCCAGCGCTGGGGCGAGACCCCCATGCGCCATCTTGGGAACGACCGCTGGCGCGCCTCGGTCGTCTTTGCCAAGCCGGGGAGCCACGAGTTCAAGATTGCGGCCTGGCGCGACCTTTTCGCCACCTGGCGCGCAGAGGTCTCAAAGAAGCACGATGCCGGCCAGAAGATTTCGCTGGAGCTGGAAGAGGGCAGGCGCCTGGTCGAACAGGCCGCCGGCGCCCGCGCCGGGTCGTCGGGCGACCGCTCGGCGCTCAAGGCGCTCCTGGCCGAGGTCGAGCAGTCCTCCTCCGAGGGCGACATGCTCGCCGTCATGCTGAGCGACGACATGGCGGTGCTGATGGCCCGCCTGACGGCCCGGGTGAACCTGACGCAGACGGAGACGGCCTTCCCCGTCTTCGTCGACCGCGAGAGGGCGGCATTCAGCGCCTGGTACGAGTTGATGCCGCGCTCGCAATCGGGCCGGGCGGACAGGCACGGAACCTTCGACGACGTCATCGAACGGTTGCCTTATGTGCGGTCGCTCGGTTTCGACGTTCTCTATTTCCCGCCGATCCACCCGATCGGCCATACGAACCGCAAGGGGCGCAACAACAGCCTGATGGCGACGCCGGACGATCCCGGCAGCCCCTATGCGATCGGCTCGGAAGAGGGCGGGCACGACGCCATTCATCCCGAGCTCGGTACCTTCGACGATTTCGCCCGTCTGGTGGCGGCGGCGCGAAAGCACGGGCTGGAGATCGCCCTCGATTTCGCCATCCAGTGCTCGCCCGACCATCCGTGGATCAAGGAGCATCCCGAATGGTTCGACTGGCGGCCCGACGGCACCATCAAATTCGCCGAGAACCCGCCAAAGAAGTACGAGGACATCGTCAATGTCCACTTCTACCGCGACGCCATCCCGGACCTTTGGTACGCGCTGCGCGACGTCGTGCTGTTCTGGCTCGAAAGGGGCGTGCGGATCTTTCGGGTCGACAATCCGCACACAAAGCCCTTGCCCTTCTGGGAATGGATGATCGAGGAAGTGCGCCAGGTCGACCCCGGCGTGATCTTCCTCGCCGAAGCCTTCACGAGGCCGAAGATGATGAAGCGGCTGGCCAAGGTCGGCTTCAACCAGTCCTATTCCTATTTCACCTGGCGCAACACCAAGCAGGAACTGACGGACTATCTGACCGAGCTGACGCGCGAGGAGTGCCGGCACTATATGCGGCCGAACTTCTTCGTGAACACGCCGGACATCAATCCCTTCTATCTGCAGACGAGCGGGCGGCCCGGCTTTCAGGCGCGGCTTGTCCTGGCGGCCACGCTTGGCACCAATTACGGCGTCTATAGCGGGTTCGAGCTCTGCGAGGCGGCCGCCATGCCGGGCAAGGAGGAGTATCTCAACTCCGAGAAATACGAGATCCGCGCCTGGGACTGGGACCGGCCCGGCAACATAAAACCGGACATAGCCTTCATAAACCGGCTCCGGCAGGAGAACCCGGCGCTCAGGCAGTTCGTCAACCTCAACTTCTACAACGCGTGGAACGAAGCCATCCTCTACTACGGCAAATTCACCGACGATCTTTCCAATTTCCTGCTCTTTGCGGTCAATCTCGATCCGCACAATCCGCAGGCTGCCCATTTCGAGGTTCCCTTGTGGGAGTTCGGCCTGCCGGACGACGCCACGATCGATGCCTACGACCTGGTGACCGACCAGGCATTCGCGTGGAGCGGCAAGACGCAGCACATGTATCTCGATCCGCACCAGCGGCCATACATGGCCTGGCGACTCAAGCCACCGGGGGTTCGTTCATGA